The window ATGGATTGTGGTCTCGACGAACGATCGCCGATCGAATAGCAGTTCATAGGGATCGTGGATCACTGCGTCCGGCAGCCGAACGACGGCCAGATCGGCGAGTTTGCCGCATTCAACGCTGCCCAGTTCATCGTCGCGGCAGAGCGCTCTCGCGCCGCTAATGGTCCCCATCTGGACGACTTGCTCCGGCGAGATCGCGTGATGATTGGCCACAAAGCGCATTTCGTCCAGCAGATTCAAGTCGGGACTCGAGGCCCGGCTGTCCGTGCCCAGAGCGACGGTTAGACCCGCTTTGAGCATCTTGCCGAGCGGGTAAGGAGCGTGTTTGAAATAGGCATGTGTCCTCGGGCAATAGACCACAGACATTCGCCGCGAATTCGCGCCGATGAATTCGATTTCCTCGTCGGTCAAATAGTTGCCATGAATCACCAGCGCGCAATGCGCGGCCTTGAGGAGCCGAAGATAATCGAGCGGGGAGCTGCCCGCGGCGATGGCCTTTGGTTCCCACGCGTCGAGCATGATGAGCAAATCGCGGAACGGCCCCGTTCCCGTTCGCAGGAATTCCAGCTCTTCCCGCGATTCCGCAAGATGCATTGCCGCCGGCGCGCCCGCGATCGCCGACAGTCCGACAAGAAATCGCACCAGTTCCGATCGTACGCTATACGGCGCGTGCGGGCTGAGACCGACTCGTACACCGCGGTTGGCCGCCAGCAATAGATGTTGCTTGGCCAATTCTAGACTTGGTTCCAAGCGGTCGTGCCGCAAGCCGATCGTTTCGATGAACACGGTCGCATCGAGCAAGGTCGAAGCACCGGGCGTAAACGCGTCGTGCGGCCAAGCGGCGGTCGCGATTTCGCCCAGGGTCGTCGTGCCGAAACGGCTCGACTCGGCAAGGCCCTGCTTCGTGGCGGCCTGACGCGTTGCGTCGTCGCGACTTCCGCGATACGCCACGACCGCGCGAATCCAATCGGTGAACGGCATTCCGCGCGATCCGAGTGGCGATTTAAGGTCGCTGAATTCAAGATGGGTGTGGGCATTGACCAGACCGGGCAAGATCGCCGCATTGCCAAGATCGATCGCGGCTTTGTCGGCGCCCCGCTTTCCGACCGACTCGATTCGCGACCCAGCGATCGTAACGACGGCGTCGCGGAGCGGCGGACCAGCGGCGGTGAAGACGTAACGTGCCCTGAGGCGGATCAGCGGCGTATCGTCCATCACATGTGCAGCGCCCCGGCCGCCTCTTTTTCAATGGATTCTTGAAGTTGCTCCTCTTTGGTCGGCTGATAGTCGAGTTTTCCAAACCAATTGGCCAGCCAAAGGACGATGACTGCCCCGACAAACAAGAGCGACCAGGCAAGGGCCGGCTGCTCTTGCAAAATGCGGTCGATCTCCTTGTTCCAGACAAATTGGAGCCAACCCAACGAATTGTAGGTGGCGTGGAATACGAGTCCCGGCCAAATGCTGCCGCTTTGCACCGCGATGTAGCCAATTAGCATGCCCACGGCAAAGGCGACCAGCGATTGCTGGAGCACTTGATGCGAGATGCCAAAAAACAGGCTGCTAATCACGATTGCCCGCCATTTGCTCCCCGAATGGCGCAGGCCCGAAAGGATGAAACCGCGGAAAGCGAACTCTTCGCAAAACGCCGGCAAGATCGCGATCACGAGCAGGGGAATCCACCAGGCCGGCGCCTGCTGAAAAAGTTTCAAAATCTCGCCGAGCGCTTCCGCGGTGCGACCCGCGGGATACAACTC of the Pirellulales bacterium genome contains:
- a CDS encoding amidohydrolase family protein: MDDTPLIRLRARYVFTAAGPPLRDAVVTIAGSRIESVGKRGADKAAIDLGNAAILPGLVNAHTHLEFSDLKSPLGSRGMPFTDWIRAVVAYRGSRDDATRQAATKQGLAESSRFGTTTLGEIATAAWPHDAFTPGASTLLDATVFIETIGLRHDRLEPSLELAKQHLLLAANRGVRVGLSPHAPYSVRSELVRFLVGLSAIAGAPAAMHLAESREELEFLRTGTGPFRDLLIMLDAWEPKAIAAGSSPLDYLRLLKAAHCALVIHGNYLTDEEIEFIGANSRRMSVVYCPRTHAYFKHAPYPLGKMLKAGLTVALGTDSRASSPDLNLLDEMRFVANHHAISPEQVVQMGTISGARALCRDDELGSVECGKLADLAVVRLPDAVIHDPYELLFDRRSFVETTIHQGRVVAGKTLR